Proteins from a single region of Juglans microcarpa x Juglans regia isolate MS1-56 chromosome 5S, Jm3101_v1.0, whole genome shotgun sequence:
- the LOC121267575 gene encoding LOW QUALITY PROTEIN: protein RETICULATA-RELATED 3, chloroplastic-like (The sequence of the model RefSeq protein was modified relative to this genomic sequence to represent the inferred CDS: deleted 2 bases in 1 codon) yields the protein MLVGMAHAQLHLGYSAPSITRNSQYRCNVSDYRFGTAPSSFPFSSSSPYYSLNLIRAKLSEPNNFVVKSELPSSGGGVGNNGIGYGAGGGGNGGWSEGDGNDFGDSLSSGPGIGILGLFLNGWRSRVAADPQFPFKVLMEELVGVSSSVLGDMASRPNFGLNELDFVFSTLVVGSILNFTLMYLLAPTLSSSSLNLPSIFANCPTSHMFEPGAYTILNRFGTFVYKGAVFAAVGLAAGLVGTAISNGLISMRKKMDPNFATPNKPPPMLLNALTWAIHMGINSNFRYQTLNGMEFLLAKGLPPLAFKSSVVVLRCLNNVLGGMTFVILARLTGSQSVEEAKPIGGEVGSVPEKEKFIDGSENFQSNPSTCK from the exons atgtTGGTGGGCATGGCTCACGCTCAGCTTCACCTTGGTTACTCTGCTCCTTCTATTACCAGGAACTCCCAATACCGTTGCAACGTTTCCGATTACCGCTTCGGTACGGCTCCTAgttcatttcctttctcttcatcATCTCCATACTACTCTCTTAATCTGATCCGCGCAAAGCTCTCCGAACCCAACAACTTTGTTGTGAAATCTGAACTTCCATCTTCCGGAGGCGGCGTTGGCAACAATGGGATCGGGTACGGAGCTGGTGGCGGAGGTAATGGAGGCTGGAGCGAAGGAGATGGGAACGATTTCGGTGATTCTTTATCTTCCGGT CCTGGAATTGGAATTCTGGGTCTTTTTCTAAACGGATGGAGATCGAGGGTTGCGGCCGATCCCCAATTCCCGTTCAAGGTTCTCATGGAGGAATTGGTGGGAGTCTCATCTAGTGTTCTCGGGGACATGGCATCCCGACCCAACTTCGGACTCAATGAGCTCGACTTCGTTTTCTCCACACTCGTTGTCGGATCCATACTGAACTTCACTCTTATGTATCTTTTGGCACCCACCCTGTCTTCTTCGTCCCTTAATCTCCCTTCCATCTTTGCCAATTGTCCCACGAGCCACATGTTTGAACCGGGTGCCTATACCATTCTCAATCGGTTTGGGACTTTTGTGTACAAAGGTGCAGTCTTTGCTGCTGTTGGGTTAGCTGCGGGGCTCGTGGGGACTGCCATATCAAATGGGTTGATCAGtatgaggaagaagatggacCCCAATTTCGCGACCCCCAACAAGCCGCCTCCGATGCTTTTGAATGCGCTTACTTGGGCCATTCACATGGGTATTAACAGCAACTTCAGGTACCAAACTTTGAACGGTATGGAGTTCTTGCTGGCTAAGGGGCTGCCTCCTTTGGCATTCAAGTCCTCGGTGGTGGTTCTCAGATGCTTGAACAATGTTCTTGGAGGGATGACATTTGTGATACTGGCCAGGTTGACGGGGTCGCAGAGCGTCGAGGAAGCAAAGCCAATTGGAGGAGAGGTTGGGTCTGTTCCGGAGAAGGAAAAGTTTATTGATGGGTCTGAGAATTTCCAGAGCAATCCATCGACATGCAAGTGA
- the LOC121267571 gene encoding putative zinc transporter At3g08650 isoform X1, translated as MWLRFKPILLFFLFSSILCFGNATEEVENEVSRKMRAAPHKNAGSNVIDGTAIENSFNFADTNNGLGERNSGSGKVTVSTVALFTLAMAAASGLGAVPFFFVELDPQWAGLCNGIAAGVMLAASFDLIEEGQQGHDAGNWVVIGILAGGIFVLLCKKFLEQYGEVSMLDIKGADAAKVILVIGIMTLHSFGEGSGVGVSFAGSKGFSQGLLVTLAIAVHNIPEGLAVSMVLASRGVSPQNAMLWSVITSLPQPIVAVPSFICADAFNKFLPFCTGFAAGCMIWIVVAEVLPDALKEASSSQVASAATLSVAFMEALGTLFQSFSHDYSSEDASGFLVSLLFGLGPLLGGIVLVSFALAFHLQHALLMGSASGIAFVLGAWRPLQLLLSSKMGFMPLILLLATGAAFMHVASSSVLKQADRRRASANKLPTVSGFSVSIHTLQSFISCGAVAFHALAEGLALGVAASKAPGLGRHMVLPISLHGFPRGAAVASCIFGATDSWHGSLAAAALIGATAPISAIGAILAGIDYTGLDHVMVFACGGLIPSFGTIIKRAVRLDSRKSSCGLVIGVVFATLCLTFTKLVCLHTPYCNSAPEAVR; from the exons ATGTGGTTGAGATTTAAGCCCATCTTGTTATTCTTTTTGTTCTCCTCTATATTGTGCTTCGGTAATGCAACAGAAGAGGTTGAAAATGAAGTGTCACGAAAGATGAGGGCTGCTCCACACAAGAATGCAGGAAGTAATGTTATAGATGGCACTGCCATAGAGAATTCCTTTAATTTTGCGGATACTAATAATGGACTGGGAGAGCGGAACAGCGGAAGTGGCAAAGTTACGGTGTCAACAGTTGCATTATTTACATTGGCAATGGCTGCTGCCTCAGGTTTAGGTGCTGTCCCATTTTTCTTTGTGGAGCTTGATCCTCAGTGGGCCGGATTATGCAATGGAATTGCTGCTGGTGTGATGTTGGCTGCAAGTTTTGATCTCATAGAGGAAGGGCAGCAAGGGCATGATGCTGGAAATTGGGTTGTGATTGGAATTTTAGCTGGTGGAATATTTGTTTTGCTCTGTAAAAAG TTTCTTGAACAATATGGAGAAGTAAGTATGCTGGACATAAAAGGTGCTGATGCAGCTAAAGTCATTCTTGTTATTGGAATAATGACACTTCATTCATTTGGGGAGGGCTCTGGCGTTGGTGTTTCATTTGCTGGCTCAAAGGGGTTCTCTCAAGGTCTTTTGGTAACTTTGGCTATTGCTGTGCACAACATACCCGAGGGATTAGCTGTGAGTATGGTGCTTGCATCAAGAGGTGTTTCTCCGCAGAATGCCATGTTATGGAGTGTGATTACATCATTACCACAG CCAATTGTAGCGGTGCCTTCGTTCATATGCGCTGATGCATTTAACAAGTTCTTGCCTTTCTGTACTGGCTTTGCTGCTGGATGTATGATCTGGATTGTTGTTGCAGAGGTACTCCCTGATGCCTTAAAG GAAGCCTCTTCATCCCAGGTTGCATCGGCAGCTACACTTTCTGTAGCATTTATGGAAGCTCTTGGCACTTTGTTTCAGAGTTTCAGCCATGACTACAG CTCAGAGGATGCTTCTGGCTTCTTGGTTTCTCTACTTTTTGGGCTTGGGCCATTGCTTGGTGGAATTGTTCTTGTTTCATTTGCTCTTGCTTTCCATCTTCAGCATGCTCTTTTAATGGGTTCAGCTTCTGGCATTGCCTTTGTCCTTGGTGCCTGGCGACCACTGCAGCTTCTCTTGTCGTCAAAAATGGGGTTTATGCCTCTTATATTGCTGCTTGCTACAGGAGCTGCATTCATGCATGTTGCAAGCTCTAGTGTTTTGAAGCAAGCAGATCGTAGAAGAGCGTCTGCTAATAAGTTGCCTACGGTAAGTGGTTTTTCAGTGAGTATTCACACCCTTCAGTCATTCATATCATGTGGAGCGGTTGCCTTTCATGCCTTGGCTGAGGGTCTTGCACTAGGAGTGGCTGCATCAAAAGCTCCTGGACTTGGTCGGCACATGGTCCTTCCCATCTCCCTACACGGGTTCCCTCGGGGTGCAGCTGTGGCCAGCTGTATATTTGGGGCTACTGACAGCTGGCATGGGTCCCTTGCTGCTGCTGCCCTAATCGGAGCTACAGCTCCAATATCTGCAATTGGAGCGATACTAGCGGGAATTGACTACACGGGTCTGGACCATGTGATGGTGTTTGCTTGTGGGGGGTTAATCCCGAGCTTTGGAACAATAATAAAGAGAGCAGTTAGGTTGGATTCACGGAAAAGCAGTTGTGGGCTTGTGATAGGAGTGGTGTTTGCTACATTGTGTTTAACGTTCACCAAGTTGGTTTGCTTGCACACACCTTACTGCAATTCTGCTCCAGAAGCTGTCAGATGA
- the LOC121267571 gene encoding putative zinc transporter At3g08650 isoform X2, whose amino-acid sequence MRAAPHKNAGSNVIDGTAIENSFNFADTNNGLGERNSGSGKVTVSTVALFTLAMAAASGLGAVPFFFVELDPQWAGLCNGIAAGVMLAASFDLIEEGQQGHDAGNWVVIGILAGGIFVLLCKKFLEQYGEVSMLDIKGADAAKVILVIGIMTLHSFGEGSGVGVSFAGSKGFSQGLLVTLAIAVHNIPEGLAVSMVLASRGVSPQNAMLWSVITSLPQPIVAVPSFICADAFNKFLPFCTGFAAGCMIWIVVAEVLPDALKEASSSQVASAATLSVAFMEALGTLFQSFSHDYSSEDASGFLVSLLFGLGPLLGGIVLVSFALAFHLQHALLMGSASGIAFVLGAWRPLQLLLSSKMGFMPLILLLATGAAFMHVASSSVLKQADRRRASANKLPTVSGFSVSIHTLQSFISCGAVAFHALAEGLALGVAASKAPGLGRHMVLPISLHGFPRGAAVASCIFGATDSWHGSLAAAALIGATAPISAIGAILAGIDYTGLDHVMVFACGGLIPSFGTIIKRAVRLDSRKSSCGLVIGVVFATLCLTFTKLVCLHTPYCNSAPEAVR is encoded by the exons ATGAGGGCTGCTCCACACAAGAATGCAGGAAGTAATGTTATAGATGGCACTGCCATAGAGAATTCCTTTAATTTTGCGGATACTAATAATGGACTGGGAGAGCGGAACAGCGGAAGTGGCAAAGTTACGGTGTCAACAGTTGCATTATTTACATTGGCAATGGCTGCTGCCTCAGGTTTAGGTGCTGTCCCATTTTTCTTTGTGGAGCTTGATCCTCAGTGGGCCGGATTATGCAATGGAATTGCTGCTGGTGTGATGTTGGCTGCAAGTTTTGATCTCATAGAGGAAGGGCAGCAAGGGCATGATGCTGGAAATTGGGTTGTGATTGGAATTTTAGCTGGTGGAATATTTGTTTTGCTCTGTAAAAAG TTTCTTGAACAATATGGAGAAGTAAGTATGCTGGACATAAAAGGTGCTGATGCAGCTAAAGTCATTCTTGTTATTGGAATAATGACACTTCATTCATTTGGGGAGGGCTCTGGCGTTGGTGTTTCATTTGCTGGCTCAAAGGGGTTCTCTCAAGGTCTTTTGGTAACTTTGGCTATTGCTGTGCACAACATACCCGAGGGATTAGCTGTGAGTATGGTGCTTGCATCAAGAGGTGTTTCTCCGCAGAATGCCATGTTATGGAGTGTGATTACATCATTACCACAG CCAATTGTAGCGGTGCCTTCGTTCATATGCGCTGATGCATTTAACAAGTTCTTGCCTTTCTGTACTGGCTTTGCTGCTGGATGTATGATCTGGATTGTTGTTGCAGAGGTACTCCCTGATGCCTTAAAG GAAGCCTCTTCATCCCAGGTTGCATCGGCAGCTACACTTTCTGTAGCATTTATGGAAGCTCTTGGCACTTTGTTTCAGAGTTTCAGCCATGACTACAG CTCAGAGGATGCTTCTGGCTTCTTGGTTTCTCTACTTTTTGGGCTTGGGCCATTGCTTGGTGGAATTGTTCTTGTTTCATTTGCTCTTGCTTTCCATCTTCAGCATGCTCTTTTAATGGGTTCAGCTTCTGGCATTGCCTTTGTCCTTGGTGCCTGGCGACCACTGCAGCTTCTCTTGTCGTCAAAAATGGGGTTTATGCCTCTTATATTGCTGCTTGCTACAGGAGCTGCATTCATGCATGTTGCAAGCTCTAGTGTTTTGAAGCAAGCAGATCGTAGAAGAGCGTCTGCTAATAAGTTGCCTACGGTAAGTGGTTTTTCAGTGAGTATTCACACCCTTCAGTCATTCATATCATGTGGAGCGGTTGCCTTTCATGCCTTGGCTGAGGGTCTTGCACTAGGAGTGGCTGCATCAAAAGCTCCTGGACTTGGTCGGCACATGGTCCTTCCCATCTCCCTACACGGGTTCCCTCGGGGTGCAGCTGTGGCCAGCTGTATATTTGGGGCTACTGACAGCTGGCATGGGTCCCTTGCTGCTGCTGCCCTAATCGGAGCTACAGCTCCAATATCTGCAATTGGAGCGATACTAGCGGGAATTGACTACACGGGTCTGGACCATGTGATGGTGTTTGCTTGTGGGGGGTTAATCCCGAGCTTTGGAACAATAATAAAGAGAGCAGTTAGGTTGGATTCACGGAAAAGCAGTTGTGGGCTTGTGATAGGAGTGGTGTTTGCTACATTGTGTTTAACGTTCACCAAGTTGGTTTGCTTGCACACACCTTACTGCAATTCTGCTCCAGAAGCTGTCAGATGA
- the LOC121267578 gene encoding tetratricopeptide repeat protein 1 isoform X1 yields MVVIEVEETNNVNPPKSKSKSRSTSTSASANRDASDGFETASDAELPSDGDDEDYNNDGGGARDIGEQQQPQGELEDQKVAPQVQSEGTLNDDERKQQKALAQANDSKLQGNKLFGNGQYEEALLQYELALQFVPAMSSSVELCSICHANRAVCFLKLGKYDETIKECTKALELNPTYMKALIRRGEAYEKLERFEEAIVDLKKILELDPSNDQARKTIHRLEPLAEEKREKMKEEMIGKLKEMGNSLLGRFGMSVDNFKAVKDPNSGSYSISFQR; encoded by the exons ATGGTGGTGATAGAAGTGGAAGAGACCAACAACGTCAATCCACCAAAATCGAAATCAAAATCGAGATCAACATCCACTTCGGCGAGTGCCAACAGGGACGCCTCCGATGGCTTCGAGACCGCCAGCGATGCCGAACTTCCCAGCGACGGCGACGACGAAGACTACAACAATGATGGAGGAGGAGCAAGGGATATTGGAGAGCAACAACAGCCACAAGGGGAGCTAGAAGACCAGAAAGTTGCTCCACAAGTCCAATCCGAAGGCACACTGAACGACGACGAACGGAAACAG CAGAAAGCCTTAGCGCAAGCAAATGATTCGAAATTGCAAGGAAATAAACTGTTTGGAAATGGGCAGTATGAGGAAGCATTATTACAATATGAACTTGCTTTACAATTCGTGCCAGCCATGTCCTCCTCTGTGGAATTATGTTCCATATGCCATGCAAATCGTGCAGTGTGTTTTCTGAAACTG ggaaaatatgatgaaacaatCAAGGAATGCACAAAAGCATTAGAACTAAATCCTACGTATATGAAAGCATTGATTAGGAGAGGAGAGGCTTATGAAAAGCTTGAACGCTTTGAGGAGGCTATTGTTG atttgaaaaaaatcttgGAATTGGATCCTTCAAATGACCAAGCTAGGAAAACCATACACCGCTTGGAGCCATTGGCTGAAGAAAAGCGAGAAAAGATGAAGGAAGAGATGATTG GGAAGCTGAAAGAAATGGGCAACTCTTTATTGGGTCGATTTGGGATGAGTGTTGACAACTTCAAAGCTGTCAAAGATCCAAACTCCGGTTCCTATTCCATTTCGTTCCAACGTTGA
- the LOC121267578 gene encoding tetratricopeptide repeat protein 1 isoform X2 — MVVIEVEETNNVNPPKSKSKSRSTSTSASANRDASDGFETASDAELPSDGDDEDYNNDGGGARDIGEQQQPQGELEDQKVAPQVQSEGTLNDDERKQKALAQANDSKLQGNKLFGNGQYEEALLQYELALQFVPAMSSSVELCSICHANRAVCFLKLGKYDETIKECTKALELNPTYMKALIRRGEAYEKLERFEEAIVDLKKILELDPSNDQARKTIHRLEPLAEEKREKMKEEMIGKLKEMGNSLLGRFGMSVDNFKAVKDPNSGSYSISFQR; from the exons ATGGTGGTGATAGAAGTGGAAGAGACCAACAACGTCAATCCACCAAAATCGAAATCAAAATCGAGATCAACATCCACTTCGGCGAGTGCCAACAGGGACGCCTCCGATGGCTTCGAGACCGCCAGCGATGCCGAACTTCCCAGCGACGGCGACGACGAAGACTACAACAATGATGGAGGAGGAGCAAGGGATATTGGAGAGCAACAACAGCCACAAGGGGAGCTAGAAGACCAGAAAGTTGCTCCACAAGTCCAATCCGAAGGCACACTGAACGACGACGAACGGAAACAG AAAGCCTTAGCGCAAGCAAATGATTCGAAATTGCAAGGAAATAAACTGTTTGGAAATGGGCAGTATGAGGAAGCATTATTACAATATGAACTTGCTTTACAATTCGTGCCAGCCATGTCCTCCTCTGTGGAATTATGTTCCATATGCCATGCAAATCGTGCAGTGTGTTTTCTGAAACTG ggaaaatatgatgaaacaatCAAGGAATGCACAAAAGCATTAGAACTAAATCCTACGTATATGAAAGCATTGATTAGGAGAGGAGAGGCTTATGAAAAGCTTGAACGCTTTGAGGAGGCTATTGTTG atttgaaaaaaatcttgGAATTGGATCCTTCAAATGACCAAGCTAGGAAAACCATACACCGCTTGGAGCCATTGGCTGAAGAAAAGCGAGAAAAGATGAAGGAAGAGATGATTG GGAAGCTGAAAGAAATGGGCAACTCTTTATTGGGTCGATTTGGGATGAGTGTTGACAACTTCAAAGCTGTCAAAGATCCAAACTCCGGTTCCTATTCCATTTCGTTCCAACGTTGA